From Callospermophilus lateralis isolate mCalLat2 chromosome 5, mCalLat2.hap1, whole genome shotgun sequence, a single genomic window includes:
- the Sncb gene encoding beta-synuclein isoform X3 has product MDVFMKGLSMAKEGVVAAAEKTKQGVTEAAEKTKEGVLYVGSKTREGVVQGVASVAEKTKEQASHLGGAVFSGAGNIAAATGLVKKEEFPTDLKEEYQEYEPEA; this is encoded by the exons ATGGACGTGTTCATGAAGGGCCTGTCCATGGCCAAGGAGGGCGTCGTGGCCGCAGCCGAGAAAACCAAGCAGGGGGTCACCGAGGCAGCAGAGAAGACCAAGGAGGGAGTCCTCTACGTCG GAAGCAAGACCCGAGAGGGGGTGGTACAAGGTGTGGCCTCAG TGGCTGAGAAAACCAAGGAGCAGGCATCACATCTGGGAGGAGCCGTGTTCTCTGGGGCTGGGAACATCGCAGCAGCCACAGGCCTGGTGAAGAAGGAGGAGTTCCCCACCGACCTGAAG GAGGAATATCAGGAGTATGAGCCAGAGGCGTAA
- the Tspan17 gene encoding tetraspanin-17 — protein sequence MPGKHQHFQEPEVGCCGKYFLFGFNIVFWVLGALFLAIGLWAWGEKGVLSNISALTDLGGLDPVWLFVVGGAVMSVLGFAGCIGALRENTFLLKFFSVFLGLIFFLELATGILAFVFKDWIRDQLNLFINNNVKAYRDDIDLQNLIDFAQEYWSCCGARGPNDWNLNIYFNCTDLNPSRERCGVPFSCCVRDPAEDVLNTQCGYDVRLKLELEQQGSIHTKGCVGQFEKWLQDNLIIVAGVFVGIALLQIFGICLAQNLVSDIKAVKANWIKHDDGYKLLR from the exons ATGCCCGGCAAGCACCAGCACTTCCAGGAACCCGAGGTCGGCTGCTGCGGGAAATACTTCCTGTTTGGCTTCAACATTGTCTTTTGG GTGCTGGGAGCCCTGTTCCTGGCCATTGGCCTCTGGGCCTGGGGTGAGAAG GGAGTTCTCTCCAATATCTCAGCGCTGACAGATCTGGGAGGTCTCGACCCAGTATGGCTGTTTGTAGTGGGTGGAGCTGTCATGTctgtgctgggttttgcaggctgCATTGGAGCCCTCAGGGAGAATACCTTCCTGCTCAAGTTT TTCTCTGTGTTTCttggcctcatcttcttcctggAGCTGGCAACAGGGATCCTAGCCTTTGTCTTCAAGGACTGGATTCGAGACCAGCTCAACCTCTTCATCAACAACAACGTCAAGGCCTACCGGGATGACATTGACCTCCAGAACCTCATTGACTTTGCTCAGGAATAT TGGTCTTGCTGCGGAGCCCGAGGGCCCAACGACTGGAACCTCAATATATATTTCAACTGCACTGACTTGAACCCAAGCCGGGAGCGCTGCGGGGTCCCCTTCTCCTGCTGCGTCAGGGACCCTGCG GAGGATGTCCTCAACACTCAATGTGGCTACGATGTCCGGCTCAAACTG GAGCTGGAGCAGCAGGGCTCCATCCACACCAAAGGCTGTGTGGGCCAGTTTGAGAAGTGGCTGCAGGACAACCTGATCATTGTGGCTGGCGTCTTTGTGGGCATCGCCCTCCTCCAG ATCTTTGGCATCTGCCTCGCCCAGAACCTCGTGAGTGACATCAAAGCAGTGAAGGCTAACTG GATCAAACATGATGATGGCTACAAACTACTCAGATAA
- the Sncb gene encoding beta-synuclein isoform X1 has product MDVFMKGLSMAKEGVVAAAEKTKQGVTEAAEKTKEGVLYVGSKTREGVVQGVASVAEKTKEQASHLGGAVFSGAGNIAAATGLVKKEEFPTDLKPEEVAQEAAEEPLIEPLMEPEGENYEEPPQEEYQEYEPEA; this is encoded by the exons ATGGACGTGTTCATGAAGGGCCTGTCCATGGCCAAGGAGGGCGTCGTGGCCGCAGCCGAGAAAACCAAGCAGGGGGTCACCGAGGCAGCAGAGAAGACCAAGGAGGGAGTCCTCTACGTCG GAAGCAAGACCCGAGAGGGGGTGGTACAAGGTGTGGCCTCAG TGGCTGAGAAAACCAAGGAGCAGGCATCACATCTGGGAGGAGCCGTGTTCTCTGGGGCTGGGAACATCGCAGCAGCCACAGGCCTGGTGAAGAAGGAGGAGTTCCCCACCGACCTGAAG CCAGAGGAAGTGGCCCAGGAAGCTGCTGAGGAGCCGCTGATTGAGCCCCTGATGGAGCCAGAGGGGGAGAATTATGAGGAACCACCTCAG GAGGAATATCAGGAGTATGAGCCAGAGGCGTAA
- the Eif4e1b gene encoding eukaryotic translation initiation factor 4E type 1B, giving the protein MAASSSQEQEEAAVAACFGDDALNFPGSGTLLSLRTKAQDKGPVENKLELHPLQNRWALWFFKNDRSRAWQDNLHMVTKVDTVEDFWAMYSHIKLASKLSSGCDYAMFKDGIKPMWEDSRNKRGGRWLVSLSKQQRHIDLDRLWLETLLCLIGESFEEHSTEVCGAVINIRTKGDKIAMWTREAENEASVLHIGHVYKERLGLSMKTIIGYQAHVDAATKSNSLAKNKFMV; this is encoded by the exons ATGGCTGCCTCCAGCTCT CAAGAGCAAGAGGAGGCAGCTGTGGCGGCGTGCTTTGGAGACGACGCTCTAAACTTTCCTGGGTCTGGGACTTTGCTGTCTCTGAGGACCAAAGCTCAGGACAAGGGGCCCGTGGAGAACAAACTAGAGTTGCACCCCCTGCAGAACAG GTGGGCTCTATGGTTCTTCAAGAATGACCGTAGCAGGGCTTGGCAAGATAATCTGCATATGGTCACCAAGGTTGACACCGTGGAGGATTTCTGGGC GATGTACAGTCATATCAAGCTGGCTAGTAAGCTCTCTTCTGGCTGTGACTACGCCATGTTCAAG GATGGCATCAAGCCCATGTGGGAAGACAGCAGGAATAAGCGGGGTGGCCGCTGGCTGGTCAGTCTCTCCAAGCAGCAGCGCCACATTGATCTGGATCGTCTGTGGCTGGAGACG CTGCTGTGTCTGATTGGGGAGAGCTTTGAGGAACACAGCACCGAGGTGTGTGGGGCTGTCATCAACATCCGTACCAAGGGTGACAAGATTGCTATGTGGACGAGGGAGGCTGAGAACGAGGCCAGCGTCTTGCACATTGG GCATGTATACAAAGAGCGCTTGGGTCTTTCCATGAAGACCATCATTGGGTACCAGGCCCATGTAGACGCGGCCACCAAGAGCAACTCCCTTGCCAAGAACAAGTTTATGGTGTGA
- the Sncb gene encoding beta-synuclein isoform X2, which yields MDVFMKGLSMAKEGVVAAAEKTKQGVTEAAEKTKEGVLYVVAEKTKEQASHLGGAVFSGAGNIAAATGLVKKEEFPTDLKPEEVAQEAAEEPLIEPLMEPEGENYEEPPQEEYQEYEPEA from the exons ATGGACGTGTTCATGAAGGGCCTGTCCATGGCCAAGGAGGGCGTCGTGGCCGCAGCCGAGAAAACCAAGCAGGGGGTCACCGAGGCAGCAGAGAAGACCAAGGAGGGAGTCCTCTACGTCG TGGCTGAGAAAACCAAGGAGCAGGCATCACATCTGGGAGGAGCCGTGTTCTCTGGGGCTGGGAACATCGCAGCAGCCACAGGCCTGGTGAAGAAGGAGGAGTTCCCCACCGACCTGAAG CCAGAGGAAGTGGCCCAGGAAGCTGCTGAGGAGCCGCTGATTGAGCCCCTGATGGAGCCAGAGGGGGAGAATTATGAGGAACCACCTCAG GAGGAATATCAGGAGTATGAGCCAGAGGCGTAA